In Lolium rigidum isolate FL_2022 chromosome 3, APGP_CSIRO_Lrig_0.1, whole genome shotgun sequence, the genomic window GCAAAATTAGATCTGGCCAAAGAGGAGAGGAGCAACAGATGCGCACCCTCCTGCAAAAATAGGGCACGATACAGCTTGGTCATCGTGATCACCACCACTGCAGCGCATCCAGATGCAGGACGAGAGTTATGATTGAGTAAGGGGTAGGAGCTTAACATGGTTATATATAAACAAAGTGGAATAATCGGCAATGGAGAATTTGGTGTCTCCATTTCTAGAGAGACTTGTATTGGAAATGGTGTTTGATAAATACCCGTTGGCAACATAGGGGTAATGGATATTTGTGGAAAGTCGTGGCCCATGTTTACTTAGCGTCAGTGACCCATTTTCGGTAGGCTTCGCGTTTTCCAAGCACAATTATGTTTCATGCGGGCCTTATTTGCTGTCATTTCCAATGAGGCATATTCTTAGTGTCACTCTATACTAGTGATAAAACTTTCAGTAGAAGACACGACATAAGTTGTAGGCTAGAACTcttaaatctaccaaaccaactcGACATCTTGTAACCCTAGCCAGTTTCCTATATAAATCCAACACAAAGACCCCTCGAGGGTATGGATAATCAAGCCATAGACTACATAACCTCGAGTGTTGGCCTAATACAACCAAAGAGGAGTAGGCTTTTACCTCCACCATGAGAGCCTAAACCTGGGTACATCATGTATGTCAATCACGTTCCCTCGGTTTCACCACATGCCTGGCATCACCTTTTTGTATGCTATCCCAATGACTATTGCCGTGATTTTTCCACGATAGTGGATGCGCCGAGGTGGCACTGTAACAACTGGCGGTGCAACACGACGACAAGGAAGACAGAAAGGGTTGGCCTCGCCGGGCCTAGTCCATTGGTCATTCCTTTGGATGTTAGCTTAGACATGTCGAAAGCATTGAATATGAGGAACCCACTATGTAACTCTTTACCCTCACTCTTCAATTTCGGTAAAAAAAATGCCTCCGTCTCACTATAAAAAATGAGCTCATCAACATGCGCATGTTATAAATCTAGCTCCCACGCGTCACATGTGCCATAGGATCTAGATCCACTGGTGCAtgcaaaatccaaaaaaaatataaaaaaatgtcAAAGTTGCCAGGACCCACAACATGACCCTCGCAACTTATTTTCCCGTCACAAAGTGGGACTCTAGCGGCACGTTTTTCCAATATATTTCCCATAAAAAACTCATCAAACTCTCCCTTCCATAGCACGCATTAGTTGAACAAGTCCATTGTTACATTGTCACACTCTTCTCTGGATCATTATAACATATAAAGGGATATTTTGTCTTCTATCATGCGAACACAACCTTTCAATCTGAACACAAAGAAACGATACATTGACATCCGAATCTGTGACTTGAATGGATAACGCATGGGACGTCTCATGCTCTATTGTCccctgcagttggaaggtgtagcGAAATGTTAACATGATCTGTGAGAGTACAGAGTGGAGCAGCATACTGTATAACATAGTAATACAATTTATAAATCTATACTATTTGTAATTTGGATCCATTTCTTGTTTTAAATATTCACTTGTCacattgtaatttttattactttgtaGGCTATTTGTACTACCGTTGAtaattattaataggttagtggatTTTTCGCTAAAAAAGTGTATATATCTTTGGGGCCCTATATCTTTTCATGCAATCTATCCACGCCATCTATTTCTCTACTCAATCAAttgcgcatgccatgtttcagtgTATTCATTAATGATAGTCTATTtggacatgcaagctatccatgtCATCTGTATTTTTCATCCATGTGTTCATCTCACCAATTTTTAATCATAAAATATACAACAATTTCATGTCAAATAAATTCAGCCTCTCAATTACTTTAACCAATGAAATCTGCATATTCATGTAGGCACCTCCATCTTTATATCTTATACCTTTTCTTTTATATGATAGTTCTTTTAAAAATTCCGGCTGCTACGACCGGAGTATCTTTATAGTGAATAGAAGATATTGAAACACCGTAGTAACTCAAAACATTAGTAGATAAGTTTGTTAAGTTTTAACTCTATCATGATGCCACTTCATTTCTAGAATTTTTGGTGGCTATGGGAAGGAGCCCGTGTGCCATGTTATAGGTTATGGCCACATAATATTCATTGGGTGCGTTTAGTGAAACGCCAAGATCTAATGagtgattttttttagaaaacaaaAACAATGCAATACCTGGGATGTCCGTTGGGAGGACGTGGACGCTGTTGGAGGCAGCCCCTCCCCTCAAGAGCGCCTGACACCAATAGCAGCTATCTATTGTGCTTGTCACACACCGTATTGAAGATGGCTCTGAAGATGTTTGTAGAATTTGGATCCATAACGTTGTTTGTTTCATATGATTGCAATCCTTTGAAATTCCTACAAAGAATTCATTTGCACTATGTTTTGGAGGATAATTTACCTTCACTGAACCTCTTTTACAATTTTTTTTGGGTTTCCCGTGCAATCAAATGGTTGTGGATCTAAAATCATGTAGTTTTCTAATCCTATAGGATTGGAGAGGACATGTTACTCCAAtcatatattttttctatttctACATTCTGAAAATCCTGCGAATCAACCGAGCTCTTATCTGGCTTTCTTCCTCCACGGGAGTGGGTTTGAAGGTTGAACAAGTCTGTTTGACGGGATCACCACTTCGCGTACTCTTCTCTTTTCTGAATCATTCTCACATAAAGGGCTATTTTTTCTTCTATTGTTGGGTAACTAGGTGAGTCTAATCTTCTAATCTGAACACAAGAAACGGCACATTCGCATCCGAATCTCTGCCTAACGCATAACGCAAGGGACGTCTCATGATAGTGAGTATTATCCACCGCAGTTGCAAGCTGCAACAAAATCTCAACTTGGTCTGCAGAATACAGGGTGAAGAAACATAATGTACATCACGGTAACATGTACACATTCACAGAAGGTACCAAAAATACTGAACGCACCATAGTAGTAGTAACTCACAAGATTAGTCAGTAAATTCTGTCACGTGTCGATTCTAACGTGCCGCCACTTCATTGACGATCCCGATGTTCTCATCCGAGCTGGGCTGCCATAGCTTCTCGAACGCGTCCCCCACCGGCAGCGGCTGCACCAGCATCGAGAGGCTGAACACGACGTCGGCCATCTTCGGCCGCCGCGACGCGTCCTCCTCCGTGCAAGCCCGCGCCATGCCGGCCAAGCTGAGCGCCGCGTCCAGGTGGTACACGCCGCCAAGGGTCGGGTCCATCCACTTCCTCAGCTTCGCGTCCCTCTTGTCGCCGGCTTCCAGCACCGCGCGGATGTCCCGCCACAGCATGCCGATCTCCGCGCCGACGCGCGCCTCCATGGCCCTCCTGCCGGAGAGAAGctccaggatcagcaggccgaaGGCGAACACGTCGCTGCTCGTCGCCGCGGCGTCCAGCGTCGCCGGCGTGGCCACGGAGAAGTTGGATATCTTGGCCCTGAAGTCCGCGGTGAGGAGGATGTTCCGTGCGCGGACGTCGCCGTGCACCATGCTCGGCTGCGTGTGCTCGTGCATGTAGAGCAGCCCGTTGGCGACGTCGAACGCGATGCCCAGCCTCTGGTTCCACAGGAGAGTATCCACGGGGCGATCGCTCGACGACGACGGCATCGACAGCGAGGACGGAGGCTTCTGGTACAGCCACTTGTCGAGCGACCCCTTCTCGGCGAACTCGTAGACGAGGAAGGTGTACTCCCCGTCCGCGCCCATGGATATGCCGGCCAGCTTGATTAGGCTGGCGTGGTTAACCATCTGGGTCATCCGCATCTCCGCCGAGACGTCGCCCTTCGCCGGCTTCACCGCGAACACCTCCCCGTCGAGCTTCGCGCGGTAGTAGGAGGTGCCGAGCCTGCACCGTTCGTCGAGGTTCATCGTCGCCTCCATGATCTCCTCGGTGCCGAAGATGATAGGCTTGTCGATGAACTGGGACACGCTGGTGAGCAGCTTGTCGCCTCCATTGTTGATCATGCGAGCTATGGCGCTGCTGCTGTGAAAGTCTTTCTGGTTCCAACAAAGCCTCGGGTTCGCGGCGAACCTGTTTCCCAGGTGCACCGTGGCCTTGTCGCGACGACGGTACCTTCGGTACGTGAAAACCGCCACGCACAAGGCGGCGAACGCGACGAAAGACACCGCGACGGTGACTGCGATGGTGACGCCGTCAGGGCTGCGCTTGCCAGCACCAGAATCTCTGGTACTAGCACTATACTGCAGGGGCGGAAGCTGCGGCCGCTGTGACACCGGGATCAGCATCGGTATCGCCGCGTTGGAGGTGAAGTCCGTTGAGACGTTATTCGCCTTGGCGATGGCCTGCTTTGACGCGTTCATCAGCTTGCTCACCCCGTCCATGTCGTCGTCCAACGGTTGCCACAGGTAGGTGATGTGTTTGAGCACCCCGTCTGCCCGCTCCGCCGGCGTGGGGCACCGGCAGAAGAGCGGCAGAATGACCTCCTGATGGATCTTGAGCGTGTTGGCCGGCGCGTCGGGGTTGAGCTCCTGGACGAGGCCGTAGCTGGTGAGGTTCTCGAAGGCGGTGAGCGCGAGCGCGTAGTAGGTGTCGCCGGACTGGATGGGGTAGGTGATGTTGGCGAAGGAGGAGTTGCCGGTGCAGCCACACTTGACGGGCAGGAGCAGCGGCTGGCCCGGCAGCAGCACCCCGTCCTCGGTGGTCAGGTTGTTGGCGCTGACGATCATCGCGCGGCTCACGCCGAATAGGTCGGAGATGACGCTGAGGTTGAGGAACCCCGGCGACTGCGTCCGGTACACGACGTACGTGTCGCACGGCGTGGGCACCATGCATGCGAACTGCGCCGGGACGGTGGCGTTGGGGGCGTCCTGCGCGCCGCAGCGGCGGCacgcgaggacgacggcgacgaggaggagcagaGGGAAGCGGAGACGGCGGGGCTCCATTTGGCTCGCGCGCTCTGTGTCTGTTCGTGTGTGGCGAAATGCAGGCGGAGGGCTTGGTTTAGTACAATGGCTATCGTGCAGCTTAGCCCGGCGGCAGCTTCACCATTGTTCGAGACTTCGAGTCAACCGCGGGTGGCCATTTTTTGTCGCGGCTCGCGCGCGTTTGATTCGGCCCTCCAATTCCCGCTTCGCGAAGCAGATGCGGTTTCTTCTTCCTGCCCGCATTAAACCAGATTAGTTTGTGCTATGAATCATTTGATCGCAGATATATTAAAACACCGGCAAGTTTGATTGCTGGGACGACGACGAAAAAATCTGGCGGCTTTGTTCGGAAGGTGCTAGCTTCTTCAGTGAACACTTAGTTAACTGAAGGTAGCTTTCGTCGAGTGATTGATTACAGTGGGAACAACGGAACGGGTCTGCCGTTCGCTGATTGAGGGAAATACCTGTCAGATGAAAGTACTTACAGCGGTATCGTTGTCAGGAGAAAGAAAGAGAGATTATACTACGGAGTATGCTAAACGTTAACCGGAATAATAAGCTACGCGCTAACTCACAAATTATCGATGCGCCCGATGAGTGCGAGATTTTTTTTACCAGATACAGTGGGATTCGTACAATCGTACACTAGCCGGCGAGAAGCGTGATATCATCTCATGGGCCTATGTCCAAAGCATAAAATATATGCATCAACTGATTCAGTCTAATCATGTGTTTTGACGCATATCTTGGTAGTACAAGGAACTAAGAACATTTCTGGCAACTCGTTTCTACAAGTTGTTGACACGGCAAAAGATTTGAGTTTTATTTACTTTGGCAGATTCAATTACAAAAGAAACAGAAAGGACCTAGCATGAGGTTGCACAATTGTTTTGCTCTCATTATACACTAACTAGATAGTAAGGATGCATATGTGTGGAAACCATGGCATTCCGCTCTTATCAAGTTCCCGAGAGACAATCATAATCAAGAAATCGAACCATTTTCTAATGATCTTTTAGAGATTCAGACCGTGCATGTCCACCAATCCCATGCCAACTGCCAAGAGATTCATAGAGGTTTGGCAAAGCCGGTTcatagcatatgaaaaaaaatatAGTCCAGGTAAATATACTCTAAAATAACGGCAACAGGAGGAAAACACAAAATCACGAACAATATTTTTTTAAGAACAACTCATCGATGAACAAGAACGACACTGACACAATGACATTATGCCAGGCTGCAATAATTGTTGAAATGAGGCAAATCAATGATCAAAAATGACCATGGATTGTTCATAGATGACAACAATAGTTGTTCCCCCATGACAGTGGGAAAGAGACAATGACTATATAGATAACGAAAAGTTTGCCAAATGAAATGAGTATATGCCGTATCACAAGCTAAAAGACAACCACAACAAACTAAGTACACCAACGTTAGCCAAACTCATTGGTCTAATATTCTTCATGTTTCCTCTTCAACGTAAAGTGAGTTTCCACTCCTGAATTTGGACGATTATATCTCACTTTAGACTCTAAATCTGGATAAATAAATCACCATCTAATATAccttctttagagcatctccaaaacGCCATTGACCAATTTAATTTTGTTTTAGTTGATGGGGTGTCTAAATGTATGCCGCATCATCTCCTACACATGAAAAGTGTGTAAAAGTAAGATATTCAACACTTTAAACACATTAGAATTTTCAATGTACATAATCTTTACTTCAATTTTGATATTGCTCTAGACGTGTTTTGACTCTAAACCAGAAATAAAACCATTTCACTACAGGAAATCCGGCCTATTGCAACAAATTTTATTGCTACAACCACATTTCGTTGCAGTAAAACGCAATATTGCCACCATTTTCACGTTTGTGGTAATAGGCCGCACATATTGCCACCATTTATTTTTGTCGTGTTAATTACATGTTCTGTTGCAATATAGCCCGTATATTGCAACAACATGCATGTACATTGCAATATGTCCATGATATTGCCACAACCAAATTCCGTTGCACGAGTTAGTGATTTTGTTGCGATAGAAACTAGGTCTTGCAACAAAGTAAACATTCATGGTAATATTCAAACATATATTGCAACaactgtgtcacattgcgatagtTACAAATATTGTTGCAAAAAATGGGGCACCTATTGCAACAAAACACATATTGGTGGTAATAGTGCATATCTTTCACCTCAATTTCACCGCGTTGCAGTAACTACTGTTTACTGTGACAAGTTGTGTATCCGTGGCAATATGTAGAGCATATTACAACAACCCACTACTGTTGCAATAAAGAACAATATGTTGCAACGATATTCCATAGTTAGCGGCGGGCCTTCAAGTAGGCCACCTAGGCCATGGCTCTCGCAAATTGACATATTTTAGTAGCTACTATACTAGGATCAGAATTCACATTTATTACTCACTTaagtgcaaaaaaaaaattagtggcTACTATACTAGGATCAGAATCCATATTTAGTACTCACTTAACTGCAAAAACAAATATTTGAGTACCTACTATACTAGGATCAGGATTTATCTCCCATGGGAAACCCACGTCCTCCGATGGAGATGATCTAAGTTCTTAATGTTTGTATTTCCATGTGAGATTCGAGTATGCCTTTCATGAGATTGTACTTTACCGTGAGCGTCAGGTTTTTCTTGCATTAGGTTATATTGGATCGCCGAACCAGTGTTGAGAAGAAAGCGGGATCTAGTCTCATGCCCTATCTTAAGTATAAACATGAATAACAATCGCCCCCTTTCGTTTAGCTAGCTATATAAGTTAGCTAGGATTTGCTAGATGGAAAATGTTGGATATATGTGGTCACATTTGATTTTTGTAGTATGATGATACAAggagtcaattaatttagatcgaAAGGAGTAATGATATTTTCAGAAGCATATTCCATATTTTTccaaattattttattattataaGCGATCACTTAAAATAATTAATGTCCAAACAAATAATTAAGCATACTCTACTTTGTGGAGGTAATTTTTTACTTCCCGCTGACcttcgatttttttttgtaacTTCCCACCAAATTTTGGTCCTGTATTGCGCCATAATTTTCTAACCTCCCGCAAAAAAACCCCTCATAAGTAGTACTCCCGATTATTACTCATCAGCAAATCGTGAGATCGGATCTGAGTCGCAGCCTCGCAGGTAATTTCTTCTCCTCCGCACTGTTTTTGGTTCCCCTTTGTCTGCTCCCATGCGAGGCGAAGAGGGAAGCGACCAACTCCCCGTCGATCCCTCTTAGCGCAGCGCCCCCTTTTCCATCGTAGAATAAAGCGCACTCCTCACTCCAGGATCTCGCCTCCGGCATGCCCGCATCGCCTTCCTCCTATCACAACCCTCGGGAGGCAACATGCCCCCTCGCCGGCGACCAGCTAGgcagcagtggtggcggcgctcaCGTCCATCTGGGAAACTATAGAACTGATGTCGTCGATGCCGTCCACGGCCTCGGCCATGGCAACCACAGCCATGGCGGCCATGACCACGACTGCCAACACCTCGCCGATCCAGCGGTTCGACTGGGAGCTCTTCTACAGAGCATGCCACCGTTGATCCCCGTGACGGCGGCACGGTACACACCTTCAATACTTGTCCATGGATCGTTAATCCCTCCCTCAGCGTGAGCAGTAGTTTTTTCTGAAGTTAGGTTCAACTAGCAATACATGTTCTGAATTTAGGTTCAGTTAGCAGTCTGTTAGATAGTTGGTGGTAATTTTGTTCTAAACTGAATTCATATTAGAAGAAATAGTGTACTAAAATGGAGCTCAGATTTATAAAAGCCCACTTGTGTTGAGGAACCATGTTGTTCCAGGTTACTGCCAGTTGAAAATTTTCATTTTGATGACTGTTTGATCTTTCATGAATGTGAACAAGGGCACAATGCGCTCTCATATTGGAGATGATCAGTAGTGGTGCTGGTGTTTGCATGCGATGCATTAAATTTAAAACTATGTGTTGTTAATGTTCTGTGTATGTGTAGCTTTGACGTAGGAACTAGGAAGTTTGTCTAGAACCTAGATTAAGTGATTGAACATGTGCATCTTTATATGTGCTGATATGCATGTGCATCTTCTCTTATATCTCAGTTAGTGATTGAAGAGATGGTTTATCTTGGACATCTAATAATTTATGACTGCTTTAAGTA contains:
- the LOC124702548 gene encoding serine/threonine receptor-like kinase NFP, which encodes MEPRRLRFPLLLLVAVVLACRRCGAQDAPNATVPAQFACMVPTPCDTYVVYRTQSPGFLNLSVISDLFGVSRAMIVSANNLTTEDGVLLPGQPLLLPVKRGAQTHPAIPMLIPVSQRPQLPPLQYSASTRDSGAGKRSPDGVTIAVTVAVSFVAFAALCVAVFTYRRYRRRDKATVHLGNRFAANPRLCWNQKDFHSSSAIARMINNGGDKLLTSVSQFIDKPIIFGTEEIMEATMNLDERCRLGTSYYRAKLDGEVFAVKPAKGDVSAEMRMTQMVNHASLIKLAGISMGADGEYTFLVYEFAEKGSLDKWLYQKPPSSLSMPSSSSDRPVDTLLWNQRLGIAFDVANGLLYMHEHTQPSMVHGDVRARNILLTADFRAKISNFSVATPATLDAAATSSDVFAFGLLILELLSGRRAMEARVGAEIGMLWRDIRAVLEAGDKRDAKLRKWMDPTLGGVYHLDAALSLAGMARACTEEDASRRPKMADVVFSLSMLVQPLPVGDAFEKLWQPSSDENIGIVNEVAAR